One window from the genome of Thalassospira xiamenensis M-5 = DSM 17429 encodes:
- the cmk gene encoding (d)CMP kinase, translating into MIIAIDGPAASGKGTLARRVAAAMDYAYLDTGLLYRATGAKVLALGLDPSNEDAAVGVAEKLGADDLESEELRSEEVGSAASKVAAIPKVRAVLLAFQRNLASSPPDGKRGAVLDGRDIGTVVCPDALIKFYLTASVEERANRRFKQLQEKNPAAIYERVLKELEERDARDSARDVAPLKMASDAIHIDTDRLNADAVFNAVMAHIRTHMGEND; encoded by the coding sequence ATGATCATCGCAATTGACGGACCGGCAGCATCGGGAAAAGGTACTTTGGCGCGTCGAGTCGCTGCAGCAATGGACTATGCCTACCTTGATACCGGACTTTTATACCGGGCAACGGGCGCAAAGGTTTTGGCGCTTGGGCTTGATCCTTCGAACGAGGATGCAGCGGTCGGGGTGGCAGAAAAACTTGGTGCCGACGATCTTGAGAGTGAAGAGCTTCGTAGCGAAGAAGTTGGAAGTGCCGCATCAAAAGTTGCAGCGATTCCAAAGGTTCGCGCGGTGTTGCTAGCTTTTCAGCGCAACCTTGCCAGCAGCCCGCCTGATGGCAAACGTGGTGCTGTTCTGGATGGTCGTGACATTGGCACGGTTGTCTGTCCGGATGCCCTGATCAAGTTCTATTTGACGGCCAGTGTCGAAGAACGTGCAAACCGTCGGTTCAAACAGTTGCAGGAAAAAAATCCCGCTGCTATATACGAGCGCGTTCTCAAGGAGCTTGAAGAACGGGATGCTCGAGACAGTGCGCGGGACGTTGCGCCGCTCAAGATGGCATCGGACGCAATCCACATCGATACGGATCGTCTGAATGCTGATGCGGTGTTTAATGCAGTCATGGCGCATATTCGGACCCATATGGGCGAGAATGACTGA